The genome window CGCGAGGTCTTGGCCGGTTCCCCGCAGGGTTTTTGAAAAAGGCTGCGGAGGCCGTCTTTGTTTTGTCGTCTGGAGGTTTTCGATTCGATGCCCAAACATGAGGAACGCGACAGGATGGACGATGAGGTCCTGACGCAGTCGGTGCTGCAGATTCGCTGTTTTCCCGACCCCGTGCTCAAGAAGCCCGCGGAGCCCGTGGAATGCTTCGACGCGGAGCTGCTGGATTTCGTGGAGAGGATGCGTGCCACGATGCGGATGAGCGATGGGGTCGGCCTGGCGGCCCCCCAGGTGGGGGAGTCCCGGAGGATCGCCATTGTGGAATATGACGGGCGCTCCTTCGTTCTGATCAATCCCCGGCTGCTCGAACAGAGGGACGAGCAGACCGGAGAGGAGGGGTGCCTGAGCTTCCCGGGCATCTATGCCGAGGTGCGGCGGCCCGCGTGGGTCCGGGTCGAGGCCCGGGACGAGAGAGGGGAGCTCCATATCCACGAGGTCGAGGGCTTTCTGGCCCGTGCGTTTTTGCACGAGATGGACCACCTGGACGGCAAGCTCTTCATCGAGTACCTCTCGCCCCTCAAGCGCGGAATGATCCGGAACAAAATGCGCAAGCGCGCGGCCGCGCCCCGGTGATGCGCCTGTGGTTCATGGGGAGCGGCGCGTTTGCGGCCCGGTGCCTGGCGCACATGAGCGCGTCGCTTCCCTTCGAGCGGGTGATCACGGGCGAACCCACCCGCGCCGGGCGCGGGCTGAAGGAGACCGTGTCCCGCGTCGAGGAGACCGCCGTGGCCCTGGGGCTCCCCCTGGAGCGGACGGGGCTCCTCTCCCGCAACGAAGCGCTGATGGGGGCCCTCGGCGCATCCCCGCCCGACGCCATCTTCGTCGTGGACTTCGCGCAGATGATTCGCGAGCCCTTCCTGGACGCGCCCCGCTGGGGCTGCTTCAACATCCACCCCTCGCTGCTTCCCCGCTGGCGCGGTGCGGCGCCCATCCAGCGCGCCCTGATGAACGGGGACGCCGAGACGGGGGTCACCGTCTTTCGGCTGGTGCGGAAGATGGATGCGGGGCCCGTCCTGCGTCAGGCATCTCTCCCCCTCGAGCCGTCCGCCACCGCGTCGGAGCTTTACGAAAAATTGAGCCTTAGGGGCAGCCAAATCGCCGTTGAAGGTGTACAATGTTTACAGAATAGCATGGATAATATGACTCAATTTTTAAAAGAGCAAGACGAATCCATCGCTACCTACGCGCCCAAGGTGGAAAAGGCCGAGGGGGAGGTCTCCTGGCTCTGGGACGCCCGCCGGGCGCACGACACGGTCCGCGCTTTGGACGCCTCCTTCGGGGCGTATGCGGCGGTCCGGGGTGCGCGTCTGAAGCTTTGGAGGACCCTGCCCGAGCCCGGGGCCGGAGGAGAGGCCGGGCGGGTGCTGCGGTTCTCCGAGGGATTTCCGGTCGTGGCCTTCGGTTCGGGGGCTCTTCGGCTCGAGGAGGTCCAGGCCGAGGGGAAGAGGAGGACCGGCGGGGGCGAATGGGCCAGGGGGATGCGTCTGAAAGAGGGGGATTTTCTGTGAGCGAGGGGCGTACCCTTGCGGATATGGCGGGGCTCTACGATTGGCCCCGTGTGGTGGCCGTCACCGGAGCTCTGGGTTCCGGCAAGACGGAGTTCGTCCTGAACCTGGCTCGGGGGCTCAAGGAGGCGGGAGAGCGCGTCACGATCGCGGATGCGGACATCATCAATCCCTATTTCTGCATCCGGCAGGTCTCGGACCAGTTGGAGCGCGAGGGGTTCACCGTGCTCAATCCCCCGGAGGCGGCCAAGTGGTCGGACATGTCCGTCCTGAATCCGAGCATCGCCCGGGCCATCGTGGACGAAGGGGCCCGGCTGATCCTCGACATCGGGGGGGATGCCGTGGGCGTCCGCGCTCTGACGCAGTTCGCTCCGGACCTGATTCGGGCGGGCTATCGGCTGCTCCTGGTCGTCAATGCCTTTCGTCCGGCGACGGGCAGCCCCGAGGCCATCGCCCGGATGCGGATCAAGATGGAGTCCCTGTGCGGGCTCGAAGTGGGGGGGCTGATCGCAAACTGCCACCTGATGGAGTCGACGACCGCCGCCGATGTGGCGGAGGGGGTGCGCGTGGTTCGGGACGCGGGGGAGAAGTTGAATCTCCCCGTCTTGTACGCAACGGTGCTGCCGGAGCTTCTGGAGGAGGCGGAGCGCCTTTTGGGCCCAGGCTCGGTGCCGCTCTGGCCGCTGGCCCGGTATATGCAGCGCCCCTGGGAGGGGGAGAGCATGTGGTCCGCCCCCGTCCGACAGGATGCGAGGGGCGGCGGATTGGTGTAAGGGAGGTCCTTCCGGTTCGGGAGTGGGGCCGGAAACGTTTTCGACGTCAGCAGACAGGAGAGGAGACGTAGAAACATGCCGAAGGGACGAGTGGAGGTTCGAGAGGATTACTGCAAGAGCTGCGGGCTTTGCGTGGCGGCATGCCCCAAGAAGGTCCTGAGGATTTCCGACAGGATCAATCCCAGGGGGTACCGTCCGGTGGAGCAGTTCCAGGACGGGTGCATCGCCTGCACGCTTTGCGCCCGGACGTGTCCGGACGTGGTTCTGACGGTCTATCGTACCGACGCGTAAGCTCAGGAGGGGGGATTGTCATGGCTAAAGTGTTGATGAAGGGAACGGAGGCCATCGCCGAGGCCGCGGTGCAGGCGGGTTGCAGGTACTTCTACGGTTATCCGATCACCCCGCAGAACGAGATACCCGAGTACATGTCGGCTCGTCTGCCGCAGGTGGGGGGCGTGTTTCTTCAGTGCGAGAGCGAGGTCGCGTCCATCAACGCCCTGATGGGCGGCGCGGCGACGGGGTACCGCGTCATGACCACCTCGTCGAGCCCCGGCATTTCCCTCATGGCGGAGGGGATGTCCTACATCGCGATGGGCGAGCTGCCCTGCGTCATCGTCAACGTGATGCGGGCCGGTCCCGGGCTCGGTGGCATCCTGCCCGCTCAGGGCGACTACTTCCAGGCGACGCGCAACGCGGGGCACGGGGATTACCGCATGCTCGTCCTGGCGCCCGACAACCTTCAGGAGGCCGTGGACCTGGTCCAGGACGGATTCGACCTGTCTCAGAAGTATAGAACGCCGGTGATGGTGCTGGCGGACGGCTTCATGGGGCAGATGATGGAGGCCGTGGAGATCAAGACTCGAGAGGTCGCCGCTCCCGAAAGCAACGCGGAGTGGGCTTTGGGCTGGCGCAAGGAGCGTGGCGGCCAGCGTACGATCATCTACAATCTCAAGCTGAACCCGGAGGACCTGGAGGAGCGCGTGACGCACCTTCAGCAGAAATACCTGAAGATCCGTGAGGACGAGCAGCGGTTCGAGCGCTACCGGGTGGACGATGCGGAGCTGGTGATCGCCGCCTACGGGACGACGAGCCGCATGGCCCGCACGGCGATCGACCGCCTGAGGGAGGAGGGGCTCAAGGTGGGGCTGATCCGGCCCATCACCCTCTGGCCCTACCCGGTGAAGGGTTTCCAGAACCTGCCCGCATCGGTCAAAATGCTGCTGGATGTCGAGATGAGCTCGGAGTTTCAGATGCTGGACGACGTCAAGATTGCGACCGAGTGCCGGCTGCCCGTGGAGACCTTCGGCCGTTGGGGCGGCTTCACGCCGTCCGTGCACGAGATC of Fretibacterium sp. OH1220_COT-178 contains these proteins:
- the vorB gene encoding 3-methyl-2-oxobutanoate dehydrogenase subunit VorB, whose translation is MAKVLMKGTEAIAEAAVQAGCRYFYGYPITPQNEIPEYMSARLPQVGGVFLQCESEVASINALMGGAATGYRVMTTSSSPGISLMAEGMSYIAMGELPCVIVNVMRAGPGLGGILPAQGDYFQATRNAGHGDYRMLVLAPDNLQEAVDLVQDGFDLSQKYRTPVMVLADGFMGQMMEAVEIKTREVAAPESNAEWALGWRKERGGQRTIIYNLKLNPEDLEERVTHLQQKYLKIREDEQRFERYRVDDAELVIAAYGTTSRMARTAIDRLREEGLKVGLIRPITLWPYPVKGFQNLPASVKMLLDVEMSSEFQMLDDVKIATECRLPVETFGRWGGFTPSVHEIEDRCRELLGKK
- a CDS encoding 4Fe-4S dicluster domain-containing protein, coding for MPKGRVEVREDYCKSCGLCVAACPKKVLRISDRINPRGYRPVEQFQDGCIACTLCARTCPDVVLTVYRTDA
- a CDS encoding methionyl-tRNA formyltransferase codes for the protein MRLWFMGSGAFAARCLAHMSASLPFERVITGEPTRAGRGLKETVSRVEETAVALGLPLERTGLLSRNEALMGALGASPPDAIFVVDFAQMIREPFLDAPRWGCFNIHPSLLPRWRGAAPIQRALMNGDAETGVTVFRLVRKMDAGPVLRQASLPLEPSATASELYEKLSLRGSQIAVEGVQCLQNSMDNMTQFLKEQDESIATYAPKVEKAEGEVSWLWDARRAHDTVRALDASFGAYAAVRGARLKLWRTLPEPGAGGEAGRVLRFSEGFPVVAFGSGALRLEEVQAEGKRRTGGGEWARGMRLKEGDFL
- the def gene encoding peptide deformylase — its product is MPKHEERDRMDDEVLTQSVLQIRCFPDPVLKKPAEPVECFDAELLDFVERMRATMRMSDGVGLAAPQVGESRRIAIVEYDGRSFVLINPRLLEQRDEQTGEEGCLSFPGIYAEVRRPAWVRVEARDERGELHIHEVEGFLARAFLHEMDHLDGKLFIEYLSPLKRGMIRNKMRKRAAAPR